In Flavobacterium sp. N1736, the following are encoded in one genomic region:
- a CDS encoding RrF2 family transcriptional regulator, which translates to MLSHKAKYALKALLYLAEQDENHISRTVEIADGANIPKKFLEQILLDLKRGRFVSSKQGKFGGYYLIKSKNDITLAEIHRLFDGAIALLPCASLNFYEPCSDCKTESECSLHQGLVLIRDKTLKAMEGITIASLVKK; encoded by the coding sequence ATGTTATCACATAAAGCAAAATATGCCCTTAAAGCCTTACTTTATTTAGCAGAACAAGACGAAAATCACATTTCCAGAACTGTGGAAATCGCTGATGGTGCTAATATTCCTAAAAAGTTTTTAGAGCAAATTTTATTAGATCTAAAAAGAGGACGTTTTGTGAGCAGTAAGCAGGGAAAATTTGGCGGATATTATTTGATAAAATCTAAAAATGATATTACTCTGGCAGAAATTCATCGTTTATTTGACGGTGCAATCGCACTTTTGCCTTGTGCTTCTTTAAATTTTTACGAACCATGTTCTGATTGCAAAACTGAGTCAGAATGCAGCCTACATCAGGGATTGGTTCTTATTAGAGACAAAACTTTGAAAGCTATGGAAGGTATCACTATCGCTTCATTGGTAAAGAAATAA
- a CDS encoding MerR family transcriptional regulator, whose translation MHIELSKDKRYYSIGEVAKAFNVNASLIRFWDSEFDILKPKKNAKGNRMFTPEDITNLQLIYHLVKERGFTLEGAKTHLKEGQKKTLDKFEIIRKLETIKTQLTEIKNEL comes from the coding sequence ATGCACATTGAGCTTTCTAAAGATAAAAGATATTACAGCATTGGCGAAGTAGCCAAAGCTTTTAATGTCAATGCATCTTTGATACGTTTTTGGGATAGCGAATTTGATATTCTCAAACCTAAAAAGAATGCTAAAGGCAACAGAATGTTTACGCCGGAAGATATTACAAATCTTCAATTGATTTATCATTTGGTTAAAGAACGCGGTTTTACACTTGAAGGTGCCAAAACACATTTAAAAGAAGGACAAAAGAAAACATTAGATAAATTCGAAATAATACGTAAATTAGAGACCATAAAAACACAATTAACAGAAATTAAAAACGAATTGTAA
- a CDS encoding TPM domain-containing protein: MKISTNKISNSNGIFQFTLLFIAFFTCNSIFAQFTIPEKPSLQTSVYDYANILSAGEKAQLEEKLIRYSDSTTTQIVVITIESLKGEDVSQLATKWGQTWGIGGTKQDDNGVIILLAKNEKKIAINPGYGVEDRLTAGIGGTIIRNIIIPEFKAGSFYNGLDKGTDAIIDVFKGKFKGERKQAKKEKDFPILPLIVIVVIVLILISRNKKGGGGNSGNNGGGPSLMDVILLSSLGRSSGGGFGGFGGGSSGGGFGGGGGGFGGGFGGGGFSGGGSSGGW, from the coding sequence ATGAAAATTTCCACAAACAAAATATCAAATTCCAACGGAATTTTTCAGTTTACTCTTTTGTTTATCGCTTTTTTTACCTGCAATAGCATTTTTGCCCAGTTTACTATTCCGGAAAAACCTAGTTTACAGACTTCCGTTTATGACTATGCAAATATTTTAAGCGCTGGTGAAAAAGCACAGCTTGAAGAAAAACTAATTCGTTATTCAGATTCTACCACAACTCAAATTGTTGTTATTACAATTGAGAGTTTAAAAGGTGAAGATGTAAGCCAGCTGGCCACAAAATGGGGACAAACCTGGGGAATTGGCGGAACAAAACAAGATGATAATGGTGTTATTATTTTACTTGCCAAAAACGAGAAAAAGATTGCCATTAATCCCGGATACGGCGTTGAAGATCGTCTGACGGCCGGAATTGGAGGAACAATAATCAGAAATATAATCATTCCCGAATTTAAAGCAGGAAGTTTCTACAACGGTCTTGACAAAGGAACTGATGCCATAATCGATGTTTTTAAAGGAAAATTTAAAGGCGAACGCAAGCAAGCCAAAAAAGAAAAGGATTTCCCGATATTACCTTTAATCGTAATTGTTGTAATTGTTTTAATTTTGATTTCCCGAAATAAAAAAGGCGGTGGAGGAAACTCAGGTAACAATGGCGGAGGACCGAGCCTGATGGATGTAATTCTGTTAAGCAGTCTTGGCAGAAGCAGTGGCGGAGGATTTGGCGGTTTCGGCGGCGGATCATCCGGTGGTGGTTTTGGCGGTGGAGGCGGTGGCTTCGGTGGAGGTTTTGGCGGTGGCGGATTCTCTGGCGGAGGTTCTAGCGGAGGCTGGTAA
- a CDS encoding M23 family metallopeptidase has protein sequence MAKVKYYYDSENLAYTKIKTRKRIKIGYALLFLLASALFGFLVFVLLINTPYFETPKDRLQTREIENLKLKYAILNRKMDEIDDVADALEERDNNIYRVYFNKAEIPDSIRKSGFRDINRYKDLEGYNNSQLVLNTTKRVDKLSKQLAIQSKSLDEILKLASVKGNLLLAIPAIQPVRNENLKRVASGFGYRIDPFTKVRKMHNGMDFTAPTGSPVYATGDGVVARADAAASGFGNHVVIRHGFGYESLYAHLSKYNCRPGQHVKRGDVIGYVGSTGRSEGPHCHYEVHKDGKVVNPLNFYYGNISAVEYVAISQMANQENQSLD, from the coding sequence ATGGCGAAAGTAAAATATTATTACGACTCAGAAAATCTGGCTTATACGAAAATAAAAACCAGAAAGAGAATCAAAATCGGTTACGCATTACTGTTTTTGCTGGCTTCGGCGCTATTTGGATTTTTGGTTTTTGTACTCTTAATTAATACTCCGTATTTTGAGACTCCAAAAGATCGCTTACAAACACGTGAAATCGAAAATTTAAAATTAAAATATGCCATTTTGAATAGAAAAATGGATGAAATTGATGATGTCGCCGACGCGCTGGAAGAAAGAGATAACAATATCTACAGGGTTTATTTTAATAAAGCTGAAATTCCCGATTCTATCCGAAAATCAGGATTTAGAGATATTAACAGATACAAAGATTTAGAAGGTTATAACAATTCGCAATTGGTATTAAATACCACAAAGCGTGTTGATAAACTTTCAAAACAATTAGCCATTCAATCAAAATCATTAGACGAAATTTTGAAACTGGCGAGCGTAAAAGGAAATTTATTATTGGCAATTCCTGCCATTCAGCCAGTACGAAATGAAAATTTAAAACGTGTCGCGTCAGGTTTTGGATACAGGATTGATCCTTTCACGAAAGTGCGAAAAATGCACAACGGAATGGACTTTACTGCTCCTACAGGATCTCCCGTGTATGCAACGGGCGATGGTGTCGTGGCAAGAGCCGATGCTGCTGCTTCGGGATTTGGAAATCATGTGGTCATCAGGCATGGTTTTGGATATGAGAGTTTGTACGCACATTTGAGCAAATACAATTGCAGACCCGGGCAACATGTTAAAAGAGGTGATGTTATTGGTTATGTAGGCAGTACCGGAAGATCTGAAGGTCCGCATTGTCATTATGAAGTTCATAAAGATGGAAAAGTCGTGAATCCTTTAAATTTTTATTACGGAAATATATCGGCTGTTGAATATGTAGCAATTTCACAAATGGCAAACCAGGAAAATCAGTCATTAGATTAA
- a CDS encoding LemA family protein, with protein sequence MKKWLIPVIIIVALIAIIAFWSIGIKNTGLQKSQAVNKEWGNVSTTYQRRNDLIGNLVNTVKGAADFEKSTLTAVIEARAKATSVTIDPSNVTPEQLAQFNQAQSGVSSSLSRLLVSVEQYPTLKANENFLKLQDELASTENQILTARTRFNEAVQDYNGYILAIPNKWFLDYKEKPYFEAVAGADKPVEVKF encoded by the coding sequence ATGAAAAAATGGTTAATCCCCGTAATAATTATTGTAGCCCTTATCGCTATTATTGCTTTTTGGTCAATTGGAATTAAAAATACTGGTTTGCAAAAAAGTCAGGCAGTTAACAAAGAATGGGGAAATGTGAGTACAACTTACCAAAGAAGAAATGACCTTATTGGAAACCTGGTAAACACCGTAAAAGGAGCTGCTGATTTTGAAAAATCAACTTTAACTGCGGTTATTGAAGCACGTGCAAAAGCAACATCTGTAACAATTGATCCTAGTAATGTAACCCCTGAACAATTAGCACAATTTAATCAGGCGCAAAGTGGTGTATCATCATCTTTATCAAGATTATTAGTTTCTGTTGAACAATATCCTACTTTAAAAGCCAACGAGAATTTCTTAAAATTACAAGACGAATTGGCAAGTACTGAAAACCAAATTTTAACTGCAAGAACTCGTTTTAACGAAGCCGTACAAGATTACAACGGATATATTCTTGCAATTCCGAACAAATGGTTCTTGGATTACAAAGAAAAACCATACTTTGAAGCTGTTGCAGGAGCAGATAAACCAGTTGAAGTAAAATTCTAA
- the alaS gene encoding alanine--tRNA ligase, whose amino-acid sequence MKSQDVRKQFLDFFKSNGHLIVPSAPIVLKDDPTLMFNNSGMAQFKEYFLGNGTPKSKRIADTQKCLRVSGKHNDLEDVGFDTYHHTMFEMLGNWSFGDYFKKEAINWAWQLLTEVYKIPKENLYVSVFEGSKEDNVPFDQEAWDIWKTLIDEDRIILGNKKDNFWEMGDQGPCGPCSEIHVDLRPESEKTLVTGKSLVNNDHPQVVEIWNNVFMEFNRKADGSLEKLPAQHVDTGMGFERLCMALQGKTSNYDTDVFTPLIEKVEQITGLKYTSDEVKNISDEQNKTNIAIRVIVDHVRAVAFAIADGQLPSNTGAGYVIRRILRRAIRYGFTFLGTKEPFINKLVEVLANQMGEFFPEIKSQQQLVTNVIREEEASFLRTLDQGLQLLDNVIAQTSGSEVSGAKAFELYDTFGFPKDLTALILKEKGMSLNEAEFDASMQEQKNRSRAASEVSTEDWTVLIPGNVETFVGYDQVENDVKITRIRKIDSKKDGVLYQIVLDNTPFYPEGGGQVGDKGTLVSANETIEIIDTKKENNLILHFAKQLPENIEAAFVAKVNTDLRGSTSKNHSATHLMHLALRNLLGTHVEQKGSLVNPNYLRFDFSHFSKVSDEELRQVEASVNAQIEAQLQLVEHRNIPIKEALDKGAMALFGEKYGDNVRMIEFGESKELCGGIHVKNTAEIWHFKIISEGAVAAGIRRIEAITGDAVKDFYQNQENTLSEIKETLKNPQDILKSVASLQDDNAKLKKQVEQLLKEKVNALKTDLEKDFQEVNGINFLAKQVDLSMASTKDLASALGSSKADSFVFLASIEDGLPNIHCYIAKELVAGNIFNANAVIKELGKYIDGNGGGQPFFASGKGKNVNGITEALAHASEFLK is encoded by the coding sequence ATGAAATCACAAGACGTACGTAAACAATTTTTAGACTTTTTTAAAAGTAACGGACATTTAATTGTTCCTTCTGCTCCAATCGTTCTCAAGGACGATCCAACTCTTATGTTCAATAACTCGGGAATGGCCCAGTTTAAAGAATATTTTTTAGGAAACGGAACGCCAAAAAGTAAAAGAATAGCCGATACGCAAAAATGTCTTCGTGTTTCAGGAAAACATAATGATCTTGAAGATGTAGGTTTTGATACGTATCATCATACGATGTTCGAAATGTTAGGCAACTGGTCTTTTGGCGATTATTTTAAAAAAGAAGCAATCAATTGGGCTTGGCAGCTTTTGACAGAAGTTTATAAAATTCCAAAGGAAAACCTTTATGTTTCTGTTTTTGAAGGAAGCAAAGAAGATAATGTTCCTTTTGATCAGGAAGCTTGGGATATCTGGAAAACATTAATTGATGAAGACCGAATTATTCTTGGAAATAAAAAAGATAATTTCTGGGAAATGGGAGATCAGGGACCATGCGGACCTTGTTCTGAAATTCACGTTGATTTACGTCCGGAATCTGAAAAAACGTTGGTTACAGGAAAAAGTCTGGTAAATAATGATCATCCGCAAGTTGTTGAAATCTGGAATAATGTATTCATGGAATTCAACCGTAAAGCTGATGGATCTCTGGAAAAACTTCCTGCACAACACGTAGATACCGGAATGGGATTTGAGCGTTTGTGTATGGCTTTGCAAGGAAAAACATCAAATTATGATACCGATGTTTTTACTCCGCTTATTGAAAAAGTAGAACAAATTACAGGTTTAAAATATACATCTGATGAAGTTAAAAACATCTCAGACGAACAAAATAAAACTAATATTGCGATTCGTGTAATTGTAGATCATGTTCGTGCGGTTGCTTTTGCAATTGCCGACGGACAATTACCATCAAACACAGGTGCTGGTTATGTAATTCGTAGAATTTTACGTCGTGCGATTCGTTACGGATTTACATTTCTTGGTACAAAAGAACCTTTTATTAATAAATTGGTAGAAGTTTTAGCGAATCAAATGGGAGAATTTTTCCCTGAAATCAAATCACAGCAACAATTGGTTACAAATGTTATTCGTGAAGAAGAAGCCTCTTTCTTGAGAACTTTAGATCAGGGTTTACAATTATTAGATAATGTAATTGCACAAACTAGCGGTTCAGAAGTTTCTGGAGCAAAAGCATTCGAATTGTATGATACTTTTGGTTTCCCGAAAGATTTAACGGCTTTGATCCTGAAAGAAAAAGGAATGTCTTTGAATGAAGCAGAATTTGATGCATCGATGCAGGAACAAAAAAATCGTTCACGCGCGGCATCAGAAGTTTCAACAGAAGACTGGACTGTTTTAATTCCTGGAAATGTAGAAACATTTGTTGGTTACGATCAAGTAGAAAATGATGTAAAAATTACCAGAATTCGTAAAATAGATTCTAAGAAAGATGGAGTTTTATACCAAATTGTTTTAGACAATACGCCGTTTTATCCGGAAGGTGGAGGACAAGTTGGTGATAAAGGAACATTGGTTTCTGCAAACGAAACGATCGAAATCATCGATACAAAAAAAGAAAACAATTTGATTTTGCATTTTGCAAAACAATTGCCTGAAAATATCGAAGCTGCTTTTGTAGCAAAAGTAAATACCGATTTAAGAGGTTCTACTTCTAAAAATCACTCGGCTACGCATTTAATGCATTTGGCTTTGAGAAACCTTCTGGGAACTCACGTAGAGCAAAAAGGCTCATTAGTAAATCCAAACTATTTGCGTTTTGACTTTTCGCATTTTTCTAAAGTTTCAGATGAAGAATTACGTCAGGTTGAAGCAAGTGTAAATGCGCAAATTGAAGCACAATTGCAATTGGTAGAACACAGAAATATCCCAATTAAAGAAGCATTGGATAAAGGTGCAATGGCTTTATTTGGAGAGAAATATGGTGATAATGTCCGTATGATTGAATTTGGTGAAAGTAAAGAGCTTTGCGGTGGAATTCACGTGAAAAACACAGCAGAAATCTGGCATTTCAAGATCATTTCTGAAGGTGCGGTTGCGGCTGGAATTCGTCGTATTGAAGCGATTACAGGTGATGCAGTAAAAGACTTCTATCAAAATCAAGAGAATACCTTATCTGAAATAAAAGAAACATTAAAAAATCCACAGGATATTTTAAAATCAGTGGCTTCTTTGCAGGATGATAATGCAAAACTTAAAAAACAAGTTGAGCAATTATTGAAAGAGAAAGTAAACGCTTTAAAAACAGATCTTGAAAAAGATTTTCAAGAAGTAAACGGAATAAATTTTCTTGCTAAACAAGTAGATTTAAGTATGGCTTCGACAAAAGATTTAGCTTCAGCTTTAGGAAGTTCAAAAGCAGATTCGTTTGTGTTTTTAGCTTCTATAGAAGATGGTTTGCCAAATATTCACTGTTATATTGCGAAAGAATTAGTTGCAGGCAATATCTTTAATGCAAATGCGGTTATCAAAGAATTAGGAAAATACATTGACGGAAATGGGGGAGGACAGCCTTTCTTCGCATCCGGAAAAGGTAAAAATGTAAACGGAATTACAGAGGCTTTGGCTCACGCAAGCGAGTTTTTAAAATAA
- a CDS encoding TonB-dependent receptor, which produces MKTLHKISLTSIFLLLAFTTSYAQNIEGVVNTNENIPLEAANVVIKGTTSSATTDQNGKFTIDSKGKLPVTLLVQYVGYKTTEIELTALPTTPLQLIIHEENELIEVVVSSRRRIEKVQDVPIAISVITGKQAEQTGAFNVNRIKELVPSVQLYSSNPRNTGINIRSLGSPFGLTNDGIDPGVGFYVDGVYYARPAATTLDFIDVEQIEVLRGPQGSLFGKNTTSGAFNITTRKPSFTSGADFEVSYGNYSFLQAKASVTGALGKKVAGRLSFSGTQRDGLVDNVATGRSTNTLNNQGIRGQLLWTPTVNTNIILAADITTQRPDGYAQVVAGVAPTQRAAYRQFDAIIKDLNYQLPSQNAFDRKIDQDTPWRSNQDMGGLSLNIDTKIGGGTLTSTTAWRFWNWDPSNDRDFTGLQVLAKSQNPTRQTQITQEVRYAGQLTSKISGVAGVFFIDQTSQTDGTEESGNAQWRFAQSSTSALWKTPGLFEGYGIKTDANIRASSAAVFGQIDWAITDWLHVLPGLRYNYDKKDAHYARTTYGGLQTTDPALLALKKQVYSDQAFDTAIDNTDFSGNITVTVKASDKINAYGTYAKSYKPVGVNVAGLPTNAAGDPLLDLAVIKPEKVNHYELGVKTSPFKNSIFNLAFFQTDINDFQTNVQAAELGVNRGYLANADKVRVQGVELDASFVVSPNLTINGAATYTDGKYVKFTNAPLPLEETGAPVSFKDVSGSALPGASRWAGSLGGELSDNAKFFGNSGKIFVAADSYARSEFSSSPSASKYLVVQGYAIFNARLGFRASQGLSVHFWGRNLLNKDYYEQLLPAGGNAGQYAGVLGDQRTYGVTLKYSL; this is translated from the coding sequence ATGAAAACTCTACATAAAATATCACTTACAAGCATCTTTTTACTTTTAGCCTTCACGACATCTTACGCACAAAATATTGAAGGTGTGGTTAACACAAACGAAAACATTCCGCTGGAAGCCGCTAATGTTGTTATAAAAGGAACAACTTCAAGCGCTACTACAGATCAAAACGGAAAATTTACCATAGACTCTAAAGGAAAACTTCCTGTTACACTTTTGGTTCAATATGTAGGTTACAAAACTACTGAAATAGAACTTACAGCTTTACCAACAACACCTTTACAATTAATTATTCACGAAGAAAATGAACTTATTGAAGTGGTTGTTTCTTCAAGAAGAAGAATTGAAAAAGTACAGGATGTGCCAATCGCAATTTCTGTTATTACAGGAAAACAAGCAGAACAAACCGGAGCTTTTAACGTAAATCGTATTAAAGAATTAGTTCCTTCTGTTCAATTATATTCTTCAAACCCAAGAAATACCGGAATTAACATTCGTAGTCTTGGTTCTCCTTTCGGACTTACAAATGACGGAATTGATCCGGGCGTTGGTTTTTATGTAGACGGTGTTTATTATGCACGTCCGGCAGCAACAACGCTTGATTTTATCGATGTAGAACAAATTGAAGTTTTACGCGGACCACAAGGTTCTTTATTTGGGAAAAATACGACTTCGGGTGCATTTAATATCACAACCCGTAAACCAAGTTTTACTTCTGGTGCTGATTTTGAAGTTAGCTACGGAAATTATTCTTTCCTGCAGGCTAAAGCTTCTGTTACTGGTGCTTTAGGTAAAAAAGTTGCAGGTAGATTATCATTCTCAGGTACACAACGTGATGGTTTAGTGGATAATGTTGCAACTGGAAGATCTACAAATACATTAAACAATCAAGGTATAAGAGGTCAATTACTTTGGACGCCAACTGTAAATACGAATATTATATTAGCTGCTGATATTACAACACAACGTCCTGACGGGTATGCTCAGGTTGTAGCTGGTGTTGCTCCAACTCAAAGAGCAGCTTATCGTCAATTTGATGCTATTATTAAAGATTTGAATTATCAGCTTCCAAGCCAAAATGCATTTGATCGCAAAATTGATCAGGATACACCATGGCGTTCGAATCAGGATATGGGAGGTCTTTCTTTAAATATCGACACAAAAATTGGAGGCGGAACTTTAACCTCTACAACTGCATGGAGATTCTGGAACTGGGATCCATCAAATGACAGGGATTTTACAGGTTTACAAGTGTTGGCTAAATCACAAAATCCAACAAGACAAACCCAAATTACCCAAGAGGTTCGTTACGCAGGACAATTAACATCTAAAATTAGTGGTGTTGCGGGAGTATTCTTCATTGATCAAACATCACAAACAGATGGTACTGAAGAATCTGGAAATGCACAATGGAGATTTGCTCAAAGTTCAACAAGTGCTTTATGGAAAACGCCGGGTCTTTTTGAAGGATACGGAATCAAAACTGATGCGAATATCAGAGCATCCAGTGCTGCAGTATTTGGTCAGATTGACTGGGCTATTACAGACTGGTTACATGTTTTACCAGGTTTACGATATAATTATGACAAAAAAGATGCTCATTATGCCCGTACAACTTATGGAGGTTTACAAACAACAGATCCTGCATTACTTGCTTTGAAAAAACAAGTATATTCTGATCAGGCATTTGATACGGCTATTGACAACACAGACTTTTCCGGAAATATTACAGTTACTGTAAAAGCAAGCGACAAAATCAATGCTTATGGAACTTATGCTAAAAGTTACAAACCTGTTGGTGTAAACGTTGCGGGACTTCCAACAAATGCTGCAGGAGATCCTTTGCTGGACTTAGCAGTAATTAAACCAGAAAAAGTAAATCATTATGAATTGGGTGTAAAAACATCTCCTTTCAAAAATTCTATCTTTAACTTAGCATTCTTTCAAACGGATATTAATGATTTCCAAACCAACGTTCAGGCAGCTGAGTTAGGTGTAAACCGTGGATATCTTGCTAATGCTGACAAAGTACGTGTACAAGGTGTTGAACTTGATGCAAGTTTTGTAGTGAGTCCAAATTTAACAATAAACGGAGCCGCAACTTATACAGATGGCAAATATGTGAAATTTACAAATGCGCCACTTCCATTAGAAGAAACAGGAGCTCCGGTATCATTTAAAGATGTTTCAGGATCTGCATTGCCTGGTGCTTCAAGATGGGCAGGATCTTTAGGCGGTGAACTTTCTGATAATGCAAAATTCTTCGGGAATTCAGGAAAAATTTTCGTAGCCGCTGATTCTTATGCACGTTCTGAATTTTCATCAAGTCCATCGGCTTCAAAATATTTAGTAGTTCAGGGATATGCGATTTTTAATGCGCGTTTAGGTTTCCGTGCTTCTCAGGGTTTGTCAGTACATTTCTGGGGTCGTAACCTTTTAAACAAAGATTATTATGAGCAATTATTGCCTGCCGGTGGAAACGCAGGACAATATGCCGGAGTACTTGGAGATCAAAGAACTTATGGCGTTACTTTAAAATATTCACTATAA
- a CDS encoding TPM domain-containing protein, translating to MSKVEDFLTKEEELTIVEAIRVAEKNTSGEIRVHIEKTTSKVPFERALEVFHELKMNETQLQNGVLFYFAVEDKSFAICGDKGINDVVASDFWDCTKDKMVEQFKSGNFKQGIVDGILNAGEQLKKNFPWSEGDTNELSNEISKG from the coding sequence ATGTCAAAAGTAGAAGATTTTTTAACCAAGGAAGAAGAACTAACAATTGTTGAAGCAATTCGCGTGGCCGAAAAAAACACTTCTGGCGAAATTAGAGTACATATAGAAAAAACAACTTCTAAAGTTCCTTTTGAAAGGGCTTTAGAAGTTTTTCATGAATTAAAAATGAATGAAACCCAACTTCAAAACGGTGTTTTATTTTACTTTGCCGTCGAAGATAAAAGCTTTGCTATTTGCGGAGACAAAGGCATAAATGATGTTGTAGCATCAGATTTTTGGGATTGTACCAAAGACAAAATGGTAGAACAATTTAAATCAGGAAACTTTAAACAAGGAATTGTCGACGGTATTTTGAATGCCGGAGAACAATTAAAAAAGAACTTTCCGTGGTCTGAAGGTGACACTAACGAATTATCAAACGAAATTTCAAAAGGATAA
- a CDS encoding GxxExxY protein, which translates to MLESVYEAILHHELTKRGLSVERQKTLPVIWDNINVDIGFRADLIVENKVILEIKSIQQLTDIHAKQVLTYLK; encoded by the coding sequence TTGTTAGAATCTGTTTACGAAGCTATATTACATCACGAATTAACAAAAAGAGGACTAAGTGTAGAAAGACAAAAAACATTGCCGGTTATTTGGGATAATATAAATGTAGATATTGGTTTTAGAGCTGATTTAATAGTAGAAAATAAAGTAATCCTAGAAATTAAATCAATACAACAACTAACAGATATACATGCTAAACAAGTTTTAACTTATCTTAAATAA
- a CDS encoding ABC transporter ATP-binding protein yields MKLLYSYIIKHKMLLFFALIMAAINICFSLSDSIITGKLMQDCGVGLHKYKGNEIGFIKSLSFWLGLSLGAAMISRITKNFQDYFTNVVIQRTGAQMYTDGIKKSLDLPYAEFEDQRSGETLSKLTKVRSDSEKLITLSISLIFQTVIGFIFVILYVARIDYRISLIFLVTAPIIALVSSYLGKKIKIVSKKIVNQTNALAGSTTESLRNIELVKSLGLTYQEEKRLNLNTFKILQLELEKIRFIRSLSFIQGTTVHFLRTCVVFTLYYFLFGGKIIVGDLLTMVFFTFFIFGPLQELGNFIIALNETKVSMENFKILLSAPKEFRPKNPKHVGAIQSLLFSNVSFKHKTAKFKAVENINFEIKQGQTVAFVGPSGSGKTTLVKLLVGLYTPEEGEVLYNEIDSTEIDLLDLRKQLGFVTQDAQLFSGTIRENLLFVKPNATDEEVYDALKRASCDKLLRRAEDGLNTTIGEGGIKVSGGEKQRLSIARAILRNPNLLIFDEATSALDSITEEEINATIRNISDKNRITVLIAHRLSTVMHADRIFVLEQGKIIEQGKHEDLIVEKGLYYAMWRQQIGERK; encoded by the coding sequence ATGAAATTATTATATTCTTATATAATCAAACATAAAATGCTACTATTTTTTGCTTTGATTATGGCTGCCATAAATATTTGTTTCAGCTTGTCAGATTCTATTATTACCGGTAAATTAATGCAGGATTGCGGTGTTGGACTGCATAAATACAAAGGAAACGAAATTGGATTCATTAAATCTTTATCATTCTGGCTGGGACTTTCGCTTGGTGCTGCAATGATTTCGAGAATTACAAAAAACTTTCAGGATTATTTTACCAATGTTGTTATTCAGCGTACCGGAGCTCAAATGTATACGGACGGTATTAAAAAATCGCTCGATTTACCTTATGCCGAATTCGAAGATCAGCGAAGCGGCGAAACGTTAAGCAAATTGACAAAAGTTCGTTCTGATTCAGAAAAATTAATTACGCTTTCTATTTCTTTGATTTTTCAAACTGTAATCGGATTTATTTTTGTAATTCTTTATGTTGCCCGAATTGATTATCGTATTTCGCTTATCTTTTTAGTTACAGCGCCAATTATTGCTTTAGTAAGTTCATATTTAGGTAAGAAAATAAAAATTGTTTCTAAAAAAATTGTCAATCAAACGAATGCTTTGGCAGGTTCAACAACAGAAAGTTTACGAAATATTGAACTTGTAAAAAGCCTTGGTTTAACATATCAGGAAGAAAAACGTTTGAATTTAAATACGTTTAAAATTCTTCAGCTGGAATTAGAGAAAATCCGTTTTATCAGAAGTTTAAGTTTTATTCAGGGAACAACCGTTCACTTTTTAAGAACCTGCGTTGTTTTTACTTTGTACTATTTCTTATTCGGAGGAAAAATTATTGTAGGCGATTTGCTGACAATGGTATTTTTTACTTTTTTTATTTTTGGACCTTTACAGGAATTGGGAAATTTTATTATTGCACTGAATGAAACTAAAGTTTCAATGGAAAACTTTAAAATTTTATTAAGCGCTCCTAAAGAATTCCGTCCAAAAAATCCTAAACATGTTGGAGCTATTCAGTCTTTACTTTTCTCTAATGTAAGCTTTAAGCATAAAACGGCTAAATTTAAAGCTGTAGAAAATATTAATTTCGAAATCAAACAAGGACAAACCGTGGCTTTTGTTGGTCCGTCCGGTTCAGGAAAAACAACGCTAGTAAAATTATTAGTTGGATTGTATACGCCCGAAGAAGGTGAAGTGCTTTACAACGAAATTGATTCTACCGAAATTGATTTATTAGATTTAAGAAAACAATTAGGTTTTGTTACGCAGGATGCACAATTATTCTCCGGAACGATTCGTGAAAATTTATTGTTTGTAAAGCCAAATGCAACTGACGAAGAGGTATATGATGCATTAAAAAGAGCAAGTTGTGATAAATTATTAAGACGTGCCGAAGATGGTTTAAACACTACAATTGGTGAAGGCGGAATCAAGGTTTCCGGTGGAGAAAAACAACGTTTATCAATCGCCCGCGCCATTTTAAGAAATCCGAATTTATTGATTTTTGATGAAGCAACTTCTGCTTTAGATTCTATTACCGAAGAAGAAATCAATGCAACAATCAGAAACATATCAGACAAAAACAGAATTACCGTTTTAATCGCACACCGATTATCTACCGTAATGCACGCTGACAGAATTTTTGTTTTAGAACAAGGAAAAATCATCGAGCAAGGAAAACACGAAGATTTAATCGTTGAAAAAGGTTTGTATTACGCGATGTGGCGTCAGCAAATTGGGGAACGAAAATAG